TGTTTAAAGAAGAGTGAATTCCACCAAAGTCCATGCAGTAAGGAAATAGATACTCTGAATAAATGCTACAAAACTCATCAGGTAACTGTTCAAAAGGAGAAGGAACTAATGAAAATGGGAATACTTACACCAGGTGCTAAAGATTTAAATCATCGTCAAATTGGGATGCTTTTAAAGCGGTTTCCTACAAAATGAACTGCTACAGAATTGTTTAGTTATTGTAAACTTTGTTCACTGTAGGTATGTATTGACTAGCCTACATTACATTTTGTACAGGTCGGCTTAAgtaaattaaactgttattaaaatcaaaatgtttttttcttttttactctcAAACAGCTTTTTAGATTAGAATACATTGTGTAGGTCAATTACTTTATATAGCTTAGGTTATTACTTGGTAGGGTACAATAAACGggcccggtttttatatcgaaattggcaaatgatattacttaatcataaccatcgatataattaattaatactggttaattattttgaactatttacttaaataaactatatcaacgactgtaaacactttcaaataatacacgtagggcaatatttaaattttacataagtaatttttattattaaaaatggcattcaatcttagaaaactacacgacattgctttgaaagatgataagacatgtttttcgtggcttcaatatgttggactcgtaccgaaaaacccattatgtgaaatttgtgggaaagaaacaactgtaactgtgagaggagcaaatattgtcgtcttcagttttcctaattttggttataataattagtttggttactgtaaatattaaattcatattttaatttaaaacatatgattgttattgagggctatagatacttttatatcgattgatagtctaggatttgagatgcaaatattaggtatcgatgactacattcttcgatataaaaaaaccgggtccgcttatcgtactctaccctaaTACTTAATATATTAGCCTACTTAACTTCTTCATCTTTGGCCTTGATGAAGATACATATCAAATCGTAATCCTTTCAGTGCCAAATATTTTTCTTGGTGACATTGCAAATATGCCAAGGTAGGCTATATGGGTAAATGTGAAATTAATGTTTGGAGTGGCTAAACACGAGTTTTACGTTATTAACCTATTACTAttgtcctcctgaacaaaacaatataaggtttcaagGAATGACTATAacgaagttataaaatat
This genomic stretch from Homalodisca vitripennis isolate AUS2020 chromosome 6, UT_GWSS_2.1, whole genome shotgun sequence harbors:
- the LOC124365145 gene encoding uncharacterized protein LOC124365145, producing MRLTCFLNKRGWLPENKVEFQELLPLKLKNSVSGKGERSAENPCVQEMMVLFACLKKSEFHQSPCSKEIDTLNKCYKTHQVTVQKEKELMKMGILTPGAKDLNHRQIGMLLKRFPTK